The following are encoded together in the Anopheles nili chromosome 3, idAnoNiliSN_F5_01, whole genome shotgun sequence genome:
- the LOC128725581 gene encoding uncharacterized protein LOC128725581, with product MKVAICLFAVIALALAAPQRDGGALTDEAIRQAQSQQLIPQDAQIQGVQQGIQVAALESIPGSQRVDLFQLLGDQVPREVITNLQSQVDQVGQI from the coding sequence ATGAAGGTTGCTATCTGCTTGTTTGCCGTCATTGCCCTGGCCCTGGCTGCCCCGCAGCGTGACGGTGGAGCACTCACGGACGAAGCTATCCGACAGGCACAATCCCAGCAGCTGATCCCGCAGGACGCCCAGATCCAAGGTGTCCAGCAGGGCATCCAGGTGGCCGCCCTCGAATCCATCCCCGGCAGCCAGCGTGTCGATCTGTTCCAGCTGCTCGGAGATCAGGTCCCGCGTGAGGTCATCACCAACCTGCAGTCTCAGGTTGATCAGGTTGGCCAGATCTAA
- the LOC128725179 gene encoding probable serine/threonine-protein kinase kinX, with protein sequence MLLLLLTASIVQTGPVIRSRRMIREIYVDNAASAPTAPETTSSEASGNGATNNATTGDMCLYDGAYVDRTSIACEKKHGCRAIQKTGECCPDYQCECQRDGKTYANGEKVFDPNTPCRACYCQGGEITCSEVSCYKRNDCDPKYIPGRCCPEYDNCPPLENFKITDTGTKDGASGNERHDEETNEVKGNYAYEAEDLAGTGHQKHQTTATTTTTLQPSTTGNGPVTPVMSNDNPLGIKIKEITKPEEIRLTDNRPSAEEQQQQQQQQQQQQQQQLAASRETETSTSQSEELVNLEHLDVHVPDDDGENGTKIVRHTDGDGMRPEMESEGKDSQASEESLKATSAENRLDSSESSTAGAMSSTLSESDEWMDVKEIADSSTWSPSIGFSSTTQTPSLAPSTSGPPPEEELVSESNVKPSKQDNALPAVVQIGDKLVIVDHNQPKPITVIQVEEVEGLQRGEDDTVYDQEMYTERNLPTVGEASGRESSKKLKLHQSAEQEQETLSTQADSSSAYETVYHSGSTELAGGGASSEEIFETQLYTEGPGEGTVSVEFNDTTVQQQGEPLSVSKEEFLHMGASQEPAKLQQSEEHTTMAAASVSSSSYSSSEEGSTTLSDFSTSLSSEASGDGMIYETRFFTEEPNTSSEEVKEHGPTYGIGSEETSTAGNTYIPRHPVPVADELAPQHETYIEDNEHELIHPGFQPIPEDFSLPQLDQPAMEEMEHHAPAAKNGDPAKQEKILSEVLELKSNTSSTVAHPGAEAVTTEGMPSSQEESSNSPAWLKEDPLPQLRAPGEPLLIPEWERTNGTGGASNSSEEELDQDASGGGSAPGDYQVLKLGSEEYVETGEGSGSDTSTTARSSSKVESLSEEDEDDSKSAEPSEPEVASSAKSSLDIDSPAAASSSSSSATDEQSDSVKHNPKNDVESLKYDEDENTATADEAIPKKVQQLDASERDATGSGQAPTLTSV encoded by the exons atgttgctgctgcttctcacGGCGTCCATCGTCCAGACAG GACCCGTGATCCGATCGCGCCGTATGATCCGCGAGATTTATGTAGACAACGCAGCCTCAGCCCCGACAGCACCAGAAACAACCTCCTCAGAAGCCTCAGGCAATGGTGCGACCAACAACG CAACGACCGGTGACATGTGCCTTTACGATGGTGCGTACGTCGACCGGACCTCGATTGCGTGCGAAAAGAAGCACGGTTGCCGGGCGATTCAGAAGACTGGCGAATGCTGCCCAGACTATCAGTGTG AATGTCAGCGAGATGGCAAGACGTACGCCAACGGCGAGAAAGTTTTCGACCCGAACACTCCATGCCGAGCCTGTTACTGTCAAG GTGGCGAAATAACGTGCAGTGAGGTGAGCTGCTACAAACGCAATGATTGCGACCCGAAATACATTCCCGGTCGATGCTGCCCGGAGTATGACAACTGTCCACCGCTTG AAAACTTCAAAATTACGGACACTGGCACAAAGGATGGCGCTTCCGGTAACGAACGGCACGACGAGGAAACGAACGAGGTGAAGGGAAACTATGCGTACGAAGCCGAGGACCTCGCAGGAACCGGACATCAAAAGCATCAGACGACGGCAACGACCACCACGACACTACAACCGTCGACTACCGGCAACGGACCGGTCACTCCGGTGATGTCGAACGATAACCCACTCGGTATCAAGATCAAAGAAATCACCAAACCGGAAGAAATCCGTCTGACCGACAACCGCCCCAGTGCGGaagaacagcaacagcagcaacaacagcagcaacaacagcaacagcaacaattgGCAGCGAGTCGTGAAACGGAAACATCGACATCGCAGAGCGAGGAACTCGTAAACCTCGAGCACCTAGACGTGCACGTACCGGACGACGATGGTGagaatggaacgaaaattgTCCGCCACACCGACGGTGACGGTATgcgaccggaaatggaaagcgAGGGCAAGGACTCGCAGGCGAGCGAAGAGTCGCTTAAAGCTACCTCGGCGGAAAATCGGCTGGACTCGAGCGAATCATCGACAGCCGGTGCGATGTCATCGACCCTGTCGGAGTCGGACGAATGGATGGATGTGAAGGAAATCGCTGACTCATCCACTTGGTCGCCTTCCATTGGCTTCAGTTCCACCACCCAAACGCCCTCGTTGGCTCCATCGACCAGTggaccaccaccggaagaagAGCTGGTGTCGGAGAGCAACGTGAAGCCATCGAAGCAGGATAACGCGCTACCGGCAGTGGTGCAGATTGGCGACAAGCTGGTCATCGTTGACCACAACCAACCGAAACCAATCACCGTGATACAGGTGGAAGAGGTCGAAGGGCTGCAGCGTGGTGAGGACGACACCGTGTACGATCAGGAGATGTACACTGAGCGGAACCTGCCTACCGTCGGTGAGGCCAGTGGACGTGAGTCATCGAAGAAGTTGAAATTGCATCAGTCGGCTGAGCAGGAGCAGGAAACGCTTTCCACACAAGCGGACTCTAGCAGTGCGTACGAAACGGTGTATCACTCGGGATCGACCGAgctggccggtggtggtgcatctTCGGAGGAAATTTTTGAGACTCAGCTGTACACCGAAGGTCCGGGAGAAGGCACCGTGTCGGTGGAATTCAACGATACGACCGTTCAACAGCAGGGCGAACCACTTTCCGTCAGTAAGGAAGAGTTTCTACACATGGGAGCCTCGCAAGAGCCGGCTAAGTTGCAGCAGTCTGAAGAGCATACGACAATGGCGGCTGCGAGTGTTTCCAGCTCGTCCTACAGCAGTTCCGAGGAAGGAAGTACTACACTATCCGATTTTTCCACGTCACTAAGCTCGGAAGCTTCGGGTGATGGGATGATCTACGAAACTCGTTTCTTCACCGAAGAACCCAATACATCGTCAGAAGAAGTAAAAGAACACGGTCCGACATATGGAATAGGTTCAGAGGAGACGTCGACAGCCGGAAATACGTACATCCCACGCCATCCGGTTCCAGTGGCGGATGAACTTGCACCCCAGCACGAAACCTACATCGAGGACAACGAGCACGAGCTTATTCATCCCGGGTTCCAACCGATCCCGGAAGACTTTAGCCTACCACAGCTCGATCAACCTGCGATGGAGGAAATGGAACACCACGCACCAGCTGCAAAGAACGGTGATCCGGCCAAGCAGGAAAAGATCCTGTCGGAAGTGCTCGAACTCAAGAGCAACACGAGCTCGACGGTGGCTCATCCTGGCGCAGAAGCAGTTACTACTGAAGGGATGCCTTCTAGTCAGGAGGAATCCTCAAACTCACCCGCCTGGTTGAAGGAAGATCCGTTGCCTCAACTGAGGGCACCCGGAGAACCGTTGTTGATCCCGGAatgggaacgaacgaacggaacgggTGGTGCTTCCAATTCTTCGGAGGAGGAACTAGATCAGGATGCGAGCGGTGGTGGCAGTGCACCTGGAGATTATCAGGTCCTAAAGCTGGGATCAGAAGAATACGTCGAAACTGGTGAAGGTAGTGGATCTGACACGTCCACAACGGCACGATCGTCATCGAAGGTGGAAAGCCTTTCCgaggaggacgaggacgatAGCAAATCCGCGGAACCGTCCGAGCCAGAAGTGGCATCATCAGCAAAGTCCTCACTCGACATCGACTCACCTGCAGcggcgtcgtcatcgtcgtcgagcGCGACAGACGAGCAATCGGACAGCGTGAAGCACAACCCAAAGAACGACGTCGAGAGTTTGAAgtacgacgaggacgaaaacACCGCCACCGCCGATGAAGCCATCCCGAAAAAGGTGCAACAGCTCGACGCGAGTGAACGCgatgccaccggaagcgggcAGGCACCTACGCTGACGAGTGTCTGA